The Ahaetulla prasina isolate Xishuangbanna chromosome 3, ASM2864084v1, whole genome shotgun sequence genome window below encodes:
- the TMEM167B gene encoding protein kish-B, translated as MANVYSLDGLLVFGLLFVCTCAYFRKVPRLKTWLLSEKRGVWGVFYKAAVIGTRLHSAVAISCIVMAFYVLFVK; from the exons ATGGCTAATG TGTATTCCCTGGACGGGCTCTTGGTCTTCGGCTTGCTCTTCGTTTGCACCTGCGCCTATTTCCGGAAGGTGCCTCGCCTGAAAACCTGGCTTCTCTCGGAGAAGAGGGGCGTCTGGGGTGTATTTTACAAAG CGGCAGTCATTGGTACCAGACTTCATTCAGCAGTGGCAATATCCTGTATTGTCATGGCTTTTTATGTCCTCTTTGTAAAATGA
- the CFAP276 gene encoding cilia- and flagella-associated protein 276: MSPARNSFPYPQYENENTYSGNRNAQKTSYGMSAHLSQQQDTWNRLHGTATLASIRREVWYSEPEISKDSLDFNLSSLYNHHEDLLKNKCQVVLHKETLLDDHGTLKGLEPVKTYTSVQHPTSKGITVKHWVNPVKESIHHIEGAIESPHTAATNSGYSRKENGGIFYH; encoded by the exons ATGTCACCCGCTAGGAACTCTTTTCCATACCCTCAATACGAAAATGAAAATACATACAGTGGTAATAGGAATGCACAG AAAACCTCCTATGGCATGTCCGCCCATCTTTCTCAGCAACAAGACACCTGGAATCGGCTACATGGAACAGCAACTTTGGCAAGCATTAGAAGAGAAGTCTGGTACTCAGAACCTGAG ATTTCTAAAGACAGTTTGGATTTTAACCTCAGTTCTCTATACAATCACCATGAAGACCTGCTTAAAAACAAGTGTCAAGTAGTCCTCCATAAAGAGACCCTCCTGGATGACCATGG AACACTGAAGGGTTTAGAGCCTGTGAAGACATATACGTCAGTTCAGCATCCTACCTCCAAGGGTATTACTGTGAAACACTGGGTTAATCCTGTAAAAGAATCTATCCACCACATTGAGGGAGCCATTG AATCTCCACATACTGCTGCCACAAACAGTGGATATTCCCGTAAAGAGAATGGTGGGATCTTCTATCATTAA